Genomic window (Sphingomonas sp. HF-S4):
CCCGCCACCGGCGCCTTCCAGACCTATGGCGACTGGGCCGTGGCCTGCGACAATCTCAAGGTCTGCGAGATGACGTCGCTGGTCAGCGACGAGGGCGACTTGCCCGACGACGGCCCCTTGACTGCATCGATCAGCCGCGATCCCGGCCCGCAAGGCGGCTTCGAGATCGCCGTCGATGCGGGCAAGGCGCCCGGCAGCCTCACCCTCGCCGTCGACGGCAAGGCGGTGGCGCAGGGCATCGCCAAGGACGAGGTTGTGCGCTTCCGCGACGCCGACGCCGCGCGGATCGTCGCGGCGGTCGCCAACGGCACTGCGCTCAGCCTGGGCAACGTCAAGATCTCGCTCAAAGGGTCGTCGGCGGCGCTGCGCTTCATCGATGCGGGGCAGGGCCGCGCGGGCACGGTGACGGCGGCAGTGGCCCAAGGGACCAAGCCCGCGACCGCGGTGCCTGCGCCGCCCGCGACTCCTCGCGTCGCCGCGCTGCGCGCCAGCGGCACCCCCGCGACGGTAAATGCGGCGATGCGCAAGCAGCTGGAGAAGCTGTCGAGCTGCGAGGACTATACCGACGACGGCGAAAAGGCCGAGGGCGCGATCGAGACCTTCGCGCTCGGCGGCGGCGCGTCGCTGGCGCTCGTGCCGTGCGGCAGCGGCGCGTACAACGTCAACACCGTCCCGTTCGTACTGCGGGGCGGCAAGGCCGAAGTCGCCGATATCGACTATTCGAGCGACGGGTCCGGCGAGGCGCCGATGCTCACCAACGCCTGGTGGGACGCCAAGGCGAGCGTGCTCGGCACCCACGCCAAGGGCCGCGGGATCGGCGATTGCGGCGAGAGCGCGAGCTATGTCTGGGATGGCAAGGCGTTTCACCTGATCGAGCTGCGTCGGATGGACGAGTGCCGCGGCTCGATCAACTGGCTGCGCACCTGGACGGCCGAGCCGG
Coding sequences:
- a CDS encoding DUF1176 domain-containing protein, with the protein product MLTFALLLAAADPATGAFQTYGDWAVACDNLKVCEMTSLVSDEGDLPDDGPLTASISRDPGPQGGFEIAVDAGKAPGSLTLAVDGKAVAQGIAKDEVVRFRDADAARIVAAVANGTALSLGNVKISLKGSSAALRFIDAGQGRAGTVTAAVAQGTKPATAVPAPPATPRVAALRASGTPATVNAAMRKQLEKLSSCEDYTDDGEKAEGAIETFALGGGASLALVPCGSGAYNVNTVPFVLRGGKAEVADIDYSSDGSGEAPMLTNAWWDAKASVLGTHAKGRGIGDCGESASYVWDGKAFHLIELRRMDECRGSINWLRTWTAEPVYR